One stretch of Paraburkholderia fungorum DNA includes these proteins:
- a CDS encoding porin: protein MKQQQRNTRNVILKTLFAAAAGGAALPASAQSSVTLYGVVDDALTYVNNQKGHSNVYLRQGNLYSSKFGIKGNEDLGGGTSAIFDLQAGYDPNTGASASSGLLFNRQSFVGLSNRDYGTVTLGRQYTAYFQFVGPLSSSTYLTGATGAHPGDIDGLDTTIRTNNAVLYVSPQWFGLQASAMYAFGGIAGSTGRGQTWSGAVRYTNGPFAIAAGYLQMDNAQTSETTAAFDSSSTTGFGVSAVNQGYVTARSVRHAAISANYQFGPVLTGLTYSNVRYLPGSRSIFVNTETFNTYGAFARWTITPATDVAAGYSYTFASKANGVANAARYQQVSLKQSYRLSKRTTLYAVEAWQHASGQTLDSTGAVIEAAPVVGDSQNTTPSSTNSQFVGMLGMAVSF from the coding sequence ATGAAACAACAACAACGTAATACCCGCAACGTCATCCTCAAGACGTTGTTTGCTGCCGCCGCCGGCGGCGCAGCGCTTCCCGCCAGTGCGCAAAGCAGCGTCACCCTGTACGGCGTGGTCGACGATGCCCTCACCTACGTGAACAATCAGAAAGGCCATTCGAACGTTTATCTTCGACAGGGAAATCTGTATTCGTCGAAATTCGGCATTAAAGGCAATGAAGATCTCGGCGGCGGCACGTCCGCGATCTTCGATCTGCAGGCGGGCTACGATCCGAACACCGGGGCGAGCGCGTCGAGCGGATTGCTGTTCAACCGTCAATCGTTCGTGGGGCTGTCGAATCGCGATTACGGCACCGTCACGCTCGGACGCCAGTACACCGCCTATTTCCAGTTCGTCGGGCCGCTCTCGTCGAGCACTTACCTGACCGGCGCGACCGGCGCGCATCCTGGCGATATCGACGGTCTCGACACGACGATCCGCACGAATAACGCGGTGCTGTACGTGTCGCCGCAGTGGTTCGGTTTGCAGGCGAGCGCGATGTATGCGTTCGGCGGCATCGCGGGCAGCACGGGGCGTGGTCAGACGTGGAGCGGCGCAGTGCGTTACACGAACGGTCCGTTTGCCATCGCGGCCGGTTATCTGCAGATGGATAACGCTCAAACCAGCGAGACGACGGCAGCATTCGATTCGTCGTCGACGACCGGATTCGGCGTCTCCGCAGTGAATCAGGGCTACGTGACTGCGCGCTCGGTGCGCCATGCGGCGATTTCGGCGAACTACCAGTTCGGCCCGGTGCTGACCGGCCTGACGTATTCGAATGTCCGCTATCTGCCGGGCTCGCGTTCGATCTTCGTCAATACCGAAACGTTCAACACGTACGGCGCATTCGCGCGCTGGACCATCACGCCCGCGACGGACGTGGCCGCCGGTTACTCGTACACGTTTGCATCGAAGGCGAACGGTGTCGCGAACGCGGCGCGCTATCAGCAGGTGTCGTTGAAGCAGAGCTACCGTCTGTCGAAACGCACGACGCTGTATGCGGTCGAAGCGTGGCAGCACGCGAGCGGTCAGACGCTCGACAGCACGGGCGCGGTGATCGAGGCCGCACCGGTAGTGGGCGATTCGCAAAACACCACGCCGTCGTCGACGAATTCGCAGTTCGTCGGCATGCTGGGGATGGCGGTTTCGTTCTGA
- a CDS encoding MFS transporter — translation MELETRTIKRVMARLVPFLMLCYFIAYLDRVNVGFAALQMNKALDFSASAFGFGAGVFFIAYFFFEVPSNLLLERFGARRWIARIMFTWGILAGAMAFIPNIAHWTGMSAAHVFFGLRILLGIAEAGFFPGIIFLLTLWFPAAYRGRVVGYFMAAIPLSTVIGGPISGALLSLDGRAGLAGWQWLYLIEAMPAVLLSFGVLLYLTDKPADAHWLADEERDWLMARQKQERAHRESVHAFSVKEALINPRVLAIALIYFGANATNYGLSFFLPQIVKSFGLTNLQTGFVTSLPYIVGVISMVLWGRHSDRKLERKWHVAIALLVAAGGISAAAGLDNPVLKMIALSIAGFGIFGCLPVIWTLPASFLSGAAAAGGIAAINSLGNLAGFFGPFAMGWIKDSTGGFGAGLLCLAGAGLVGVAAVLLLHHDPSLEASSGMPDAGTAGGAKVARS, via the coding sequence ATGGAGCTCGAAACACGCACTATTAAACGTGTGATGGCGCGGCTCGTGCCGTTCCTGATGCTGTGTTATTTCATTGCCTATCTCGATCGCGTCAACGTCGGTTTTGCTGCACTGCAAATGAACAAGGCGCTCGATTTTTCGGCGAGTGCTTTCGGCTTCGGCGCAGGGGTGTTCTTCATCGCGTACTTTTTCTTCGAAGTCCCATCCAATCTGCTGCTCGAGCGCTTCGGCGCGCGCCGCTGGATCGCGCGGATCATGTTCACGTGGGGGATTCTCGCGGGCGCGATGGCGTTCATTCCCAATATCGCGCACTGGACCGGCATGTCGGCCGCACACGTGTTTTTCGGCTTGCGGATTCTGCTGGGCATTGCCGAAGCGGGCTTTTTCCCCGGCATCATTTTCCTGCTGACGCTGTGGTTTCCCGCCGCGTATCGTGGCCGCGTGGTCGGCTATTTCATGGCGGCGATTCCGCTGTCCACGGTGATCGGCGGGCCGATTTCGGGCGCGCTGCTGTCGCTGGACGGCCGGGCCGGACTGGCCGGCTGGCAATGGCTGTATCTGATCGAGGCGATGCCGGCGGTCCTGCTGTCGTTCGGCGTGCTGCTGTATCTGACCGACAAGCCCGCCGACGCCCACTGGCTCGCCGACGAAGAACGCGACTGGCTGATGGCGCGGCAGAAGCAGGAACGTGCGCATCGCGAATCGGTGCACGCGTTCAGCGTGAAGGAAGCGCTGATCAACCCGCGCGTGCTCGCCATCGCGCTGATCTATTTCGGCGCGAACGCAACCAACTACGGGCTGAGTTTCTTCCTGCCGCAAATCGTGAAGTCGTTCGGGCTCACCAATCTGCAAACGGGGTTTGTGACGTCGTTGCCATATATCGTCGGCGTGATCAGCATGGTGCTGTGGGGGCGTCACTCGGATCGCAAGCTCGAACGCAAGTGGCACGTGGCGATTGCGCTGCTAGTCGCGGCGGGCGGGATTTCGGCGGCGGCCGGGCTGGACAATCCAGTGCTGAAGATGATCGCGCTGTCGATCGCCGGGTTCGGCATTTTCGGCTGTCTGCCGGTGATCTGGACTTTGCCTGCGTCCTTCCTGTCGGGCGCGGCGGCAGCGGGCGGGATCGCCGCGATCAATTCGCTCGGCAATCTGGCCGGTTTCTTCGGACCGTTCGCGATGGGCTGGATCAAGGACAGCACCGGCGGCTTCGGTGCGGGGCTGCTGTGCCTCGCGGGCGCGGGTCTGGTGGGCGTGGCTGCCGTGTTGCTGCTGCATCACGACCCATCGCTCGAGGCGTCTTCGGGGATGCCTGACGCGGGGACTGCGGGTGGGGCGAAGGTGGCGCGGTCGTAG
- a CDS encoding MarR family winged helix-turn-helix transcriptional regulator, whose product MNHYSPENFSLTQSVGFSITKARNVLITEMDAALKELDITSQQMGILLSLARELATTPFELSRLLGIDTGLMTRMLDKLETKGLLERSRSVEDRRVVNLTLTKEGAAVAAQVPEIAPGVLNRRLRKFSKTEFEELRRLLNKFLAD is encoded by the coding sequence ATGAACCACTACTCGCCGGAAAATTTCAGCCTGACGCAGAGCGTGGGGTTCTCGATCACCAAGGCACGCAACGTGTTGATCACCGAGATGGATGCGGCGCTCAAGGAACTCGACATCACCAGTCAGCAGATGGGCATTCTGTTGTCGTTGGCTCGTGAGCTCGCGACCACGCCGTTCGAGTTGTCCCGGCTGCTTGGCATCGACACCGGCCTGATGACGCGCATGCTCGACAAGCTCGAAACAAAGGGCCTGCTGGAACGCTCGCGCAGCGTCGAAGACCGCCGCGTCGTCAACCTGACGCTGACGAAAGAGGGGGCCGCCGTCGCCGCGCAAGTACCGGAAATCGCGCCGGGGGTCCTGAACCGGCGCCTGAGGAAATTCAGCAAAACCGAATTCGAGGAATTGCGCCGCCTGCTCAACAAGTTTCTCGCCGACTAG
- a CDS encoding cupin domain-containing protein — translation MNMRTFIAAVTLTSLSLAGAAPAAFADEPASAAVARETITPAFAEAIANVPGKTMTALVVDYAPGGKSPSHRHGQAFVVGYVLSGAIRSQVNNGEERVYHAGEYWTEKPGVHHTVSENASATEPAKLLAIFVADTKDKNLVTFDKK, via the coding sequence ATGAACATGCGCACATTTATCGCAGCGGTTACGTTGACGAGTTTGTCTCTCGCCGGTGCAGCGCCCGCTGCGTTCGCGGACGAGCCGGCCAGCGCGGCGGTTGCTCGCGAAACGATCACCCCTGCGTTCGCCGAAGCCATCGCGAACGTGCCGGGCAAGACCATGACCGCGCTGGTCGTCGACTACGCGCCGGGTGGCAAATCGCCGTCGCATCGTCACGGACAGGCTTTCGTGGTGGGCTATGTGTTGTCGGGCGCGATCCGCAGCCAGGTCAACAATGGCGAAGAGCGCGTCTATCACGCGGGCGAATATTGGACCGAGAAGCCGGGCGTTCATCACACGGTTAGTGAAAATGCGAGCGCGACCGAACCCGCAAAATTGCTCGCCATTTTCGTGGCCGACACGAAAGATAAAAACCTCGTCACGTTCGATAAAAAATAA
- a CDS encoding sugar dehydrogenase complex small subunit produces MPKNESSGKSQSPSLSSSLSFTPSRRQFIFGSAIVAAAGLVGLARHTGLPGLGSALAQNAPAGASDADFAAFMRLSQYLTGKTSLDVEIGHAIFAGLVDGDPHFTQQVTQLNDFVASSKTPANGLQQVLDSSQPTLASVPKRVMPAWYLGVVGTGAKARTVAYEQALMYPPIADVIVMPSFARGVPGYWAQPPRLSQS; encoded by the coding sequence ATGCCAAAGAATGAGTCCTCGGGCAAATCGCAGTCGCCTTCGCTTTCGTCCTCATTGTCGTTTACGCCTTCGCGTCGACAGTTCATTTTCGGCTCCGCGATCGTCGCCGCAGCAGGCCTCGTCGGCCTCGCGCGACATACCGGCTTGCCGGGTCTCGGCAGCGCCCTTGCGCAAAATGCCCCCGCCGGCGCTAGTGATGCGGACTTCGCGGCGTTCATGCGTCTGTCGCAATACCTGACCGGCAAGACTTCGCTCGACGTCGAAATCGGTCATGCGATTTTCGCGGGCCTCGTCGACGGCGATCCGCATTTCACGCAGCAGGTCACGCAGTTGAACGACTTCGTCGCCAGTTCGAAGACGCCTGCGAACGGCCTGCAACAGGTGCTCGACAGCAGCCAGCCCACGCTCGCGAGCGTGCCGAAACGCGTCATGCCCGCGTGGTACCTCGGCGTGGTCGGCACCGGCGCGAAGGCGCGCACGGTCGCTTACGAGCAGGCGCTGATGTATCCGCCGATCGCCGACGTCATCGTGATGCCGAGCTTTGCGCGCGGCGTGCCGGGCTACTGGGCGCAACCGCCGCGCCTGTCGCAGTCGTGA
- a CDS encoding c-type cytochrome, giving the protein MTNTQPQRGINVLRKVLLKWLPSAALTTLASFAFTGLAHADDAAQIKHGEYLARAADCIACHTSNKAKPFAGGVPFNLPFGTIYSTNITPDPVHGIGQLSDADFISAVREGKSKDGKRLYPAMPYTSYTQLTDADILAIRAYLRTVAPIAQPAPENTLSFPFNQRWAMMFWNLFNFSSGRFQEDPTKSAEWNRGAYLVGALAHCQECHTPRNFMQGLSSKSLAGAELGNWTAFNITPDKNAGIGGWSQDELIAYLRDGAAPGKANAAGPMAEVVENSTRFLTPEDLKAMAVFLGTVPAHNNGETQPRFSFGSPIQSVSQIRNQALTVLGGGAPADGRTLYNGNCASCHGWQGTGVGGDSAGAYPSLLHNTALGAATPNNLTMVVLHGVSRQTNQVHVAMPGFADQLSDADVATLVNFLSTQFGNPAATTTAANVAKMR; this is encoded by the coding sequence ATGACAAACACACAACCTCAACGCGGCATCAATGTGCTTCGCAAGGTGCTGCTGAAATGGCTGCCGTCGGCCGCTTTGACCACGCTCGCGAGCTTCGCTTTCACCGGCCTCGCCCATGCCGACGACGCCGCGCAGATCAAGCACGGCGAATATCTTGCGCGTGCGGCCGACTGTATCGCGTGCCACACGTCGAACAAGGCGAAACCGTTCGCGGGCGGCGTGCCGTTCAATCTGCCGTTCGGCACGATCTATTCGACCAACATCACGCCGGACCCGGTGCACGGCATCGGCCAGTTGAGCGACGCGGATTTCATCAGCGCGGTGCGTGAGGGCAAGTCGAAGGACGGCAAGCGCCTGTATCCGGCGATGCCGTACACGTCGTACACGCAACTGACCGACGCGGACATCCTCGCGATTCGCGCGTATCTGCGCACGGTCGCGCCGATTGCGCAGCCCGCGCCTGAGAATACGCTGTCGTTCCCGTTCAACCAGCGTTGGGCGATGATGTTCTGGAACCTGTTCAACTTCAGTTCGGGCCGCTTCCAGGAAGATCCGACGAAGAGCGCGGAGTGGAACCGTGGCGCGTATCTGGTCGGCGCGCTCGCGCACTGCCAGGAGTGCCATACGCCGCGTAACTTCATGCAGGGTCTGTCGAGCAAGTCGCTGGCGGGCGCGGAACTGGGCAACTGGACCGCGTTCAACATCACGCCGGACAAGAACGCCGGTATCGGCGGCTGGAGCCAGGATGAGCTGATCGCGTATCTGCGTGACGGTGCAGCGCCCGGCAAGGCGAACGCCGCGGGTCCGATGGCCGAAGTCGTCGAGAACAGCACCCGCTTTCTCACCCCAGAAGACCTGAAGGCGATGGCGGTTTTCCTGGGCACGGTCCCGGCGCACAACAACGGTGAAACGCAGCCGCGCTTCTCGTTCGGTTCGCCGATCCAGTCGGTCAGCCAGATCCGCAATCAGGCCTTGACGGTGCTGGGCGGCGGCGCTCCCGCCGACGGCCGCACGCTGTACAACGGCAATTGCGCGAGTTGTCACGGCTGGCAAGGCACGGGCGTGGGTGGCGATTCCGCTGGCGCTTATCCGTCTTTGTTGCACAATACCGCCCTCGGCGCAGCGACGCCCAACAATCTGACCATGGTGGTGCTGCACGGCGTGAGCCGCCAGACCAACCAGGTTCACGTCGCCATGCCCGGTTTCGCGGATCAGTTGAGCGATGCCGACGTTGCCACGCTGGTGAACTTCCTGTCCACGCAGTTCGGCAACCCGGCCGCCACGACGACCGCGGCGAACGTGGCAAAAATGCGCTGA
- a CDS encoding FMN-dependent NADH-azoreductase: MKIMHVDASAKRERSNSRALSRYFLERLRDQHVDLEIDYLDVTVDTPPHVTEAFAIATYTPADQRTDAMKATLASSDALCARLLAADAFVFAMPMYNWSMPSAFKAFIDSVTRTNLTYVFAEDGSTVGQLGRQKVLFITSRGADLRPGTQYSSMDALTPALKAAFGFLGVADPAFVDAQPLQFANPEARTEALERARGELDTVAADWAQSVRSTEANNEAMTACEE; this comes from the coding sequence ATGAAGATCATGCACGTCGATGCCAGCGCGAAGCGCGAGCGGTCCAACTCCCGCGCATTGAGCCGTTATTTTCTGGAGCGTCTGCGCGACCAGCACGTCGATCTGGAAATCGATTATCTGGATGTGACGGTCGATACCCCGCCGCACGTCACCGAAGCATTTGCGATTGCAACCTATACGCCCGCCGACCAGCGTACGGACGCGATGAAGGCAACGCTGGCGTCGTCGGATGCATTGTGCGCGCGCCTGCTCGCCGCCGACGCGTTCGTGTTCGCGATGCCGATGTACAACTGGTCGATGCCGTCGGCGTTCAAGGCTTTCATCGACAGCGTGACGCGTACCAACCTCACCTACGTTTTCGCCGAAGACGGCAGCACGGTCGGCCAGCTCGGCCGTCAGAAAGTGCTGTTCATCACGAGCCGCGGCGCGGATCTGCGTCCGGGCACCCAATATTCGTCGATGGACGCACTCACGCCTGCATTGAAAGCGGCGTTCGGTTTCCTCGGCGTCGCCGATCCGGCTTTCGTCGACGCGCAGCCGCTGCAGTTTGCGAACCCGGAAGCGCGTACCGAGGCGCTGGAGCGGGCGCGCGGCGAACTGGACACGGTGGCGGCGGATTGGGCTCAATCGGTCAGGAGCACCGAAGCGAACAACGAAGCCATGACGGCTTGTGAGGAGTAA
- a CDS encoding GMC family oxidoreductase: MPSNNSADVVIVGAGIAAGQIAQKLAKAGIDVLMLEAGPRIERWRVVENYRNSPFKSDFQSPYPPTEHAPHPQYSPNNDYLIQRGPEPYKAGYLRMVGGTTWHWSAQSWRLLPNDMKLKTLYGVGRDWPISYDDIEPYYYEAEVEMGVGGPDEGLGSPRSKPYPHPALPLSDFDRRFKEVVEKAGYAHVTEPAARNTAPFDGRPACCGNSNCMPICPIEAQYTGETAIRKAEAAKARLLANAVVYRIEHDANAQIVAVHYKDPDGTTHRVTGKIFVLAANAIETPKLMLISKSDKFANGIGNSSDQVGRNLMDHPGTSVTFLSAEPMWPGRGPMRLSCINNLRDGPTRSEYSSMKINVGNYSPMRAVTDYLIGKGVYGAELDEKIREYCSRWVVVNSFFDILPDPENRITASTEFKDKMGIPRPEVHYHIDDYINRAAKVARGHYANIASLFGGTEVRFDDTYFNNNHIMGTLIMGNDPRDSVVDKDLRSHDHHNLFIASSGTMASAGTVNCTLTLAALSMRLADKLIDEMKHA, encoded by the coding sequence ATGCCATCGAATAACTCTGCCGACGTCGTGATCGTCGGCGCCGGGATCGCCGCCGGGCAGATCGCGCAAAAACTCGCCAAAGCCGGCATCGACGTGCTGATGCTCGAAGCCGGTCCGCGCATCGAGCGCTGGCGCGTCGTCGAGAACTATCGCAACAGTCCGTTCAAGTCCGACTTCCAGTCGCCGTATCCGCCGACTGAACACGCGCCGCATCCACAGTACTCGCCGAATAACGACTACCTGATCCAGCGTGGGCCGGAGCCGTACAAGGCCGGTTATCTGCGGATGGTGGGCGGCACGACGTGGCACTGGTCCGCGCAATCGTGGCGCCTGCTGCCGAACGACATGAAGCTGAAGACCCTGTACGGCGTAGGCCGCGACTGGCCGATCAGCTATGACGACATCGAGCCGTATTACTACGAGGCCGAAGTCGAAATGGGCGTTGGCGGTCCCGATGAAGGTCTCGGTTCGCCGCGCTCGAAGCCCTACCCGCACCCTGCGCTGCCGCTGTCGGATTTCGACCGGCGCTTCAAGGAAGTGGTCGAGAAGGCGGGCTATGCGCACGTGACCGAACCGGCCGCGCGCAACACCGCGCCGTTCGACGGCCGCCCCGCGTGCTGCGGCAACAGCAACTGCATGCCGATCTGCCCGATCGAGGCACAGTACACCGGCGAAACCGCGATCCGCAAAGCCGAAGCCGCGAAGGCTCGTCTGCTGGCGAACGCGGTGGTTTATCGCATCGAACACGACGCGAACGCGCAGATCGTCGCGGTGCATTACAAGGACCCGGACGGCACGACGCATCGCGTGACGGGCAAGATTTTCGTGCTCGCGGCGAACGCGATCGAAACGCCGAAACTGATGCTGATCTCGAAGAGCGACAAGTTCGCCAACGGTATCGGCAACAGCTCGGACCAGGTGGGCCGCAATCTGATGGATCACCCCGGCACGTCGGTCACGTTCCTCTCGGCTGAGCCGATGTGGCCGGGCCGTGGCCCGATGCGTCTGTCGTGCATCAACAATCTGCGCGACGGTCCGACGCGTTCCGAATACTCGTCGATGAAAATCAACGTCGGCAATTATTCGCCGATGCGCGCAGTCACCGATTACCTGATCGGCAAGGGCGTGTACGGTGCGGAACTCGACGAAAAGATTCGCGAATACTGCTCGCGCTGGGTCGTCGTGAACAGCTTCTTCGACATCCTGCCGGACCCGGAAAACCGCATCACCGCGAGTACCGAGTTCAAGGACAAGATGGGCATTCCGCGCCCGGAAGTGCATTACCACATCGACGACTACATCAACCGTGCAGCCAAGGTTGCGCGCGGCCACTACGCGAATATCGCGAGCCTGTTCGGCGGCACCGAAGTGCGTTTCGACGATACGTACTTCAACAACAACCACATCATGGGCACGCTGATCATGGGCAACGATCCGCGCGACTCGGTGGTCGACAAGGATCTGCGTTCGCACGATCACCACAACCTCTTCATCGCGTCGAGCGGCACGATGGCGAGCGCGGGCACGGTCAATTGCACGTTGACGCTGGCCGCATTGTCGATGCGTCTGGCCGACAAGTTGATCGATGAAATGAAGCATGCGTGA
- a CDS encoding glycoside hydrolase family 15 protein: protein MPDERPIPSRPALPLDARGLIGNMKTTALVSLRGSIDFMCFPRIDSPAIFAGLLEPSQGGAFSIAPENDAANVKQMYMPDTNVLLTRFMTGEGVCELMDFMPVPENGNEDGNENGPDQPSANPGAPLPNCVIRVVRMVHGHMRFRMRCEPRFAYARSVPAVDLVERHAVQFSSAEGDLRLRLNSTHPLSIDTSEGAAHAEFELENGASAGFVFGDADALRDDPFDCETVLADTIRYWRGWSAQSTYRGRYREVVMRSALTLKLLSSSEYGAIVAAPTFGLAEALDGSRRWDYRFTWIRDAAFSVYALLRLGYTGEARHFMKWIAERSRHCDSDGSLKVMYTVDGNEPPAETEVATLANGTPAVPLIGNAARDQTQLDVYGALLDAIYLYNKYGAAISYDGWRDVTRTVDYVVDHWSEADHGIWEFRNGLRPLLHSRLMCWVTVDRALRLAEKRSLPAPLKRWFDTRDAIHRDIHEHFWNDELHAFVQTPESKTLDASALMMPLVRFIGPTDPRWLGTLDAIGAELKVDPLIFRYTRGATLDGLPGIEGGFSACSFWYAEALARAGRVDEGRLVFEKMLAYANHVGLFSEEVATSGEALGNFPQALTHLALISAAYQLDRNLDKVHIPWT from the coding sequence ATGCCCGACGAGCGCCCCATCCCTTCGAGACCTGCGCTGCCGCTCGACGCACGCGGCCTGATCGGCAATATGAAAACGACCGCGCTGGTGTCGCTGCGCGGTTCGATCGATTTCATGTGTTTTCCACGCATCGATTCGCCGGCCATTTTTGCGGGTCTGCTGGAGCCGTCGCAGGGCGGTGCTTTCTCGATCGCGCCGGAGAACGACGCGGCCAACGTCAAACAGATGTACATGCCGGACACCAACGTGCTGCTGACGCGCTTCATGACCGGCGAAGGCGTGTGCGAGCTGATGGACTTCATGCCGGTGCCTGAAAACGGCAACGAGGACGGCAATGAAAACGGCCCCGACCAACCCTCCGCGAACCCAGGCGCACCGCTGCCGAACTGCGTGATTCGCGTGGTGCGGATGGTGCACGGTCACATGCGTTTCAGGATGCGTTGCGAGCCGCGTTTCGCTTATGCGCGCAGCGTCCCCGCTGTCGACCTGGTAGAACGACACGCGGTGCAATTCAGCAGCGCCGAAGGCGACTTGCGTCTGCGGCTGAACAGCACCCACCCTCTTTCCATCGACACAAGCGAGGGCGCGGCGCATGCCGAATTCGAACTGGAGAACGGCGCGTCCGCCGGCTTTGTCTTCGGCGACGCCGACGCGTTGCGTGACGACCCGTTCGACTGCGAAACGGTGTTGGCCGACACGATCCGTTACTGGCGAGGCTGGTCCGCGCAATCCACCTATCGCGGACGCTACCGCGAAGTCGTGATGCGCTCGGCCCTCACGTTGAAGCTGCTCAGTTCCAGCGAATACGGCGCCATCGTGGCCGCGCCGACCTTCGGTCTTGCCGAAGCGCTCGACGGCTCGCGTCGCTGGGATTACCGATTCACGTGGATTCGCGACGCCGCGTTTTCGGTCTACGCGCTGCTGCGTCTTGGCTACACCGGCGAAGCGCGGCACTTCATGAAATGGATCGCCGAGCGCAGCCGCCATTGCGATTCCGATGGCTCACTGAAGGTGATGTACACCGTCGACGGCAACGAACCGCCCGCCGAAACCGAAGTCGCCACGCTCGCAAACGGCACGCCCGCCGTCCCGCTGATCGGCAATGCCGCGCGCGATCAGACCCAGCTCGACGTGTACGGCGCGCTGCTCGACGCGATCTATCTGTACAACAAATACGGCGCCGCTATTTCGTATGACGGCTGGCGTGACGTGACGCGCACGGTCGACTACGTGGTCGATCACTGGAGCGAAGCGGACCACGGCATCTGGGAATTCCGCAACGGTTTGCGGCCCCTGCTCCATTCGCGGCTAATGTGCTGGGTGACGGTGGATCGCGCGCTGCGTCTCGCGGAAAAGCGCTCGCTGCCCGCGCCGCTGAAGCGCTGGTTCGATACGCGCGATGCGATTCATCGGGACATCCACGAACATTTCTGGAACGACGAACTGCACGCGTTCGTGCAGACGCCGGAGTCGAAGACGCTCGACGCGTCGGCGTTGATGATGCCGCTGGTGCGCTTCATTGGCCCGACCGATCCTCGCTGGCTCGGTACGCTCGACGCGATCGGCGCCGAACTGAAAGTCGATCCGCTGATTTTCCGCTACACGCGCGGCGCAACGCTCGACGGCCTGCCGGGAATCGAAGGCGGTTTCAGCGCGTGTTCGTTCTGGTACGCCGAAGCACTGGCGCGTGCCGGACGGGTTGACGAAGGCCGGCTCGTGTTCGAGAAAATGCTCGCTTACGCGAACCACGTCGGCCTCTTTTCGGAAGAAGTCGCGACCAGCGGGGAGGCGCTCGGCAACTTTCCGCAAGCGCTGACGCACCTCGCTCTGATCAGCGCGGCGTACCAGCTGGACCGCAATCTCGACAAGGTTCACATTCCGTGGACCTGA